TGAAATTGTTATCTCAGCCAAACTCACCGCGTTTAATGTATCTTTATGCTGAATAGGGAGGGGAGAGAAAATGACTTCAAATGAACAGAATGAAAGAGAGCTTGCCCGTCCTGTATCATTGCAGGGTGAAGGCAGGAATGAGTCATCCCCTGATGAAGCAGCTCCTGCTGTTAACGAAACGATTACACAAGCAGAAACCCTCCCCATTCAGAAAACTGGGGAACCAATCAGGTTTGCCGGGTTTTGGATGAGATTTTGGGCTTATCTTTTAGATTTAATTGTGGTTGGCAGTGTTGACCGGATATTGATTAATCCAATTTTTAGGGCGCTGGATATTCCTCTGCATGAAAGCAATTTGTTTGCTCCGATTTCGATAGCTACTGCCATTACGTTTTATGCCTATTTTGTGCTGATGACAAAGTTTTTTGGCCAGACACTCGGTAAAATGGTATTTGGTTTAAAGGTAGTAAATCTTAAAGGAGAGAAACTGACATGGAGCACAATTTTGTTCCGTGAATGGATCGGCCGCTTTATATCAGCGACCATTTTTGTCGGGTATGTGATTGTAGCATTCCTGCCGAAGAAACAGGGGCTGCATGACCTTTTTGCAGAAACCTCTGTAGTTCATGAAAGGCAAAAAGAACAAGTCTATAATTGAAAAAAGGAAGCCTGTCACCGCTTGGTGGCAGGTTTATTTTTTCAGTTGGGCATAATACAATGCTGAAAGGGTGTGAAAAAAGTGAAGTGGCTTCTGATTGCCGTAATTGCCCTCATACTTCTTTTAATTCTAATCATGGCAACAAAACTAAAGATATATATTCATTTTTACCATGGTAATGATAATGACCATTTAAAAATCCAATTTAAAGCCTGGTTCGGCCTAATCAGATACAAAATAGAAGTCCCTCTAATAAAACTTGATGATAACTCGCCAACTCTTGTTGTTAATGAAAAGACAGCTGCTGGACCACAGGAGGATGCTCCTAAACAGGATACAAAGCAATTCTCCGCAAAAGATCTTATTAATAGTTTGCATGATACGAA
This window of the Cytobacillus pseudoceanisediminis genome carries:
- a CDS encoding RDD family protein yields the protein MTSNEQNERELARPVSLQGEGRNESSPDEAAPAVNETITQAETLPIQKTGEPIRFAGFWMRFWAYLLDLIVVGSVDRILINPIFRALDIPLHESNLFAPISIATAITFYAYFVLMTKFFGQTLGKMVFGLKVVNLKGEKLTWSTILFREWIGRFISATIFVGYVIVAFLPKKQGLHDLFAETSVVHERQKEQVYN